The Mya arenaria isolate MELC-2E11 chromosome 16, ASM2691426v1 genome includes a window with the following:
- the LOC128222320 gene encoding loricrin-like — MHCIQSEGGVGGCTGGDDDGDVGGAGNCGSGGAKMVVLVVQVMVVLAVRVIVSVVIVVVLEIAVLVLQGNSDDGDGAGSGNSDDEGDGIAASNGGGGYDIGAGYGSGINCASNGDIADSCGASNGGVVDGTGNSSCGFAGNGDDGDGGGASKGDCVGAGNGVSVGCALDGGDSNDAVNSGCGVTGGVGFMGNVGDGNGGGGY; from the exons ATGCATTGTATCCAAA GTGAGGGTGGTGTTGGTGGTTGTAcgggtggtgatgatgatggtgatgttgGAGGTGCGGGTAATTGTGGAAGTGGTGGTGCGAAAATGGTGGTGCTGGTTGTACAGGTAATGGTGGTGTTGGCTGTGCGGGTAATTGTGAGTGTGGTGATTGTGGTGGTACTGGAAATTGCTGTGTTGGTTTTGCAGGGAAAtagtgatgatggtgatggtgctgGATCGGGTAATAGTGATGATGAGGGTGATGGTATTGCTGCGAGTAATGGAGGTGGTGGTTATGATATTGGTGCAGGTTATGGTAGTGGTATTAATTGTGCGAGTAATGGTGATATTGCTGATAGTTGTGGTGCGAGTAATGGTGGTGTTGTCGATGGTACGGGTAATAGTAGTTGTGGTTTTGCGGGTAATGGTGATGATGGGGATGGTGGTGGTGCAAGTAAGGGTGACTGTGTAGGTGCCGGTAACGGTGTTAGTGTTGGATGTGCGCTTGATGGTGGTGATAGTAATGATGCGGTTAATAGTGGTTGTGGTGTTACGGGTGGTGTTGGTTTTATGGGTAATGTTGGAGATGGCAATGGTGGTGGGGGATATTGA